GTCAGTTTCTGTTTCAGGTACGGACCAACCTGGCCGAGTACTCCACCACCTATAGCCGGGCCACGCTCTACGGCACGGTATCGGCGGCAGCCGGGGGCGAAGGGCGAGTCGTCGTGCCCCAGGGGGGGCGCATCGTGAGCCTCTCGGCGCAAGTGGGCCAATCCGTGCGGGCCGGGCAGACGCTGGCCGTTATCGAGCAAACCCTGGATGCTACCCAGCAGATTGGACTCAGCACCGAGCGGGCTAATGCCCAGGCCGAATTGCGCGCCGCCCAACAAGACTATGCCCGGCTGCAGAGCATCGCCGACATCGCGGCCCGCAAGGACGTGGTGGCGGCCGAGCTTCGCCTGCGCCAGGCCCGGCAGAACGCCAGCATTTACAACGGGCAGGGTCAGCAGCGCCGAATATCCATTACCTCGCCGGTGAGTGGGACGGTGGACGTATTCAACCTGGCCGTGGGCCAGCAGGTAAACCAGGGCGACGAGCTGCTGCGGGTATTGAACCCGGGTAAGCTGCGGGTGGAAGCTCAGGTGTTTGCCCAGGACTTGGCTAAGATCACGCCCGGCGCGCAGTTCCGCGTGGAAGGCCTGCAGGGGCAGGCCGGTGTATCGGCCCGGCTCGTGGTGTTCTCCAACGTGGTGAACCCCGTGAACCAGGCCCGCCAATTGGTGCTGGAGCTGGACGCTACCGAGAGTAGTGCCTACCGCGCGGGCCAAGCGGTGAACGTGCAGGTCGTAGGTCAGACGGGTGGGGGCCGGCCCCAGCTGGTAGTACCCACTTCCGCTATCACCGACCTCAATGGCAAACCCGTCGTGTTCGTGCACACCGAGCCCGAGCACTTTAAGATTCGCTTTGTGCAGCCGGGAGCGGTCAACGGGCAGCAAACGGTACTGCTGCAAGGCCAGGTCAACGAAAATGACCGGGTAGTGACCGCCGGCACTTACCAGCTCAAGTCCATTTACCTCAACCAATAGTGCCCCCTACCCGGTGGCCTCACGCTCCGTCCGCTTGCCATGAAAAATCGCTTTGCCTTTGCCGCTTTGCTTGCCCTACTGATCCTTACCGCCGCCACGGCACAGGCCCAGACGGCCCCCGCCGCCGGCTCCGCTGCCGATGAGGCCGCCGTGAAAATGGTGCTGACCAAGTACCAGCAGGCCGTGCAAAAACTCGATACGACGGGCACCCACCGCCTGTTCGCACCTAACTCCCAGGTGTTTGAGTCGGGCGGGGTGGAAGGCACCTACCGCCACTATGCCGAGCACCATCTGGGGCCGGAGTTGAAAGAGTTCAGCGCCTTCACCTTTAGCGACTACAAGGCCGCCGTGCAGGTCGACGGTCCCTACGCCTTCGCGACGGAGACTTACACCTACACGATCAGTCTCAAGAACGGCCCCCAGGATAAGCAGGCCAAGGCGCCTGTTGTCCGCCGCGGGGTGGCCACGTCGGTGCTGCGCAAAAACGCCGCCGGCCAGTGGCAGATTATGAGCACCCACTCCTCGGCTCGCACCCCCCGTCCTAAAAAATAAGCAGTCCGGTGGGCCTGGGCTACTTGTCCGGGACGCTGCCGATTCCGGGAGGGGAGGGGCCTTCCGGCCCCCTCGCTTCTTCC
This genomic window from Hymenobacter sp. DG01 contains:
- a CDS encoding efflux RND transporter periplasmic adaptor subunit; its protein translation is MKTHYKFLAATAAAGFGLTVLLPPPGTVQAHGGEDHGGEAKASTGVALTDEVLLPKESQFLFQVRTNLAEYSTTYSRATLYGTVSAAAGGEGRVVVPQGGRIVSLSAQVGQSVRAGQTLAVIEQTLDATQQIGLSTERANAQAELRAAQQDYARLQSIADIAARKDVVAAELRLRQARQNASIYNGQGQQRRISITSPVSGTVDVFNLAVGQQVNQGDELLRVLNPGKLRVEAQVFAQDLAKITPGAQFRVEGLQGQAGVSARLVVFSNVVNPVNQARQLVLELDATESSAYRAGQAVNVQVVGQTGGGRPQLVVPTSAITDLNGKPVVFVHTEPEHFKIRFVQPGAVNGQQTVLLQGQVNENDRVVTAGTYQLKSIYLNQ
- a CDS encoding DUF4440 domain-containing protein — encoded protein: MKNRFAFAALLALLILTAATAQAQTAPAAGSAADEAAVKMVLTKYQQAVQKLDTTGTHRLFAPNSQVFESGGVEGTYRHYAEHHLGPELKEFSAFTFSDYKAAVQVDGPYAFATETYTYTISLKNGPQDKQAKAPVVRRGVATSVLRKNAAGQWQIMSTHSSARTPRPKK